The Dasypus novemcinctus isolate mDasNov1 chromosome 2, mDasNov1.1.hap2, whole genome shotgun sequence genome contains the following window.
GCTCACACGCGCGCACAGCTCACGCTCTCCACCCCGCACACCTGCGCTCCGCCCCTTGGTCCCTAGCCGGCGGCGGGTGAAGGCATTTGGGAGCTCAGGGACGGCGGCTCCCCTCGACACCCTCCCTTTCCCAGGGCCGGAGTTGTCCGGAGCCTGCCGCTGCTCCTAGCTAGCCCGCACCCCTCTCcgtccttccctccccccgcctGCCGCGGCACCGGTGTCCGCTGCCGCAGCCCGGAGCCGGTGAGGCGgcgaaggggggagggggaggaagcgAGGGATGAGAGCCGGGAGGGCGTCGGGGGCCTTGAGCCGGACTAGGACGCCCCTGGAGCCGGGACCTGAGCCAGAGCCGGAGCCAGAACTGAACCACCGGTACCGGGTGGGCCAGGTGGTCAGGGTGGGAGGAATcgaaaaggggggagggggcgaATGGCGGGAGGGGAGTACAcgcaggggagggggctgcagaggCCTGGACCAGGCTGGCGCGGAGGTGCGGATGCTGGCTCGGGGCACTACTCCGGTGCCCGCCGCCTGAGAATTCCGCCCCATCTCGCGCTGCAGTGTCCTTGGGAGGGACGGAAGCGCGGGGACGAGCTGGAAAAAGGAAAGCTCCGGGCGTCAGGGAAGAGGGACCAGGGTCGTGGAAGAGGGCTTGCGCAGACGCCGTCTGACCCGCTCCTGGGCCGGTCTTGGAGGACCAGCACCCTTGGGGCGGACAGCTCCCTGGTTGGGTAGGGGGTGGGGCTGGGCCTCCGGGACTTGCCTGTTTGGGATCTTGAAGATGACATTCCTACCCCTTCCCCGCTTCGCCATCCCTAGCTGAGCCCCCTCCGCCCCAGGAGGCGCCCTGGCCCGCGCTCAACCCCCAGGGCCTCATGTCGGAACCGCAGCCTGACCTGGAGCCACCCCAGCATGGGCTGTACATGCTCTTCCTGCTTGTGCTGGTCTTCTTCCTCATGGGGCTGGTAGGCTTCATGATCTGCCACGTGCTCAAGAAGAAGGGTTACCGCTGCCGCACGTCGAGGGGCTCTGAGCCTGACGACACCCAGCTCCAACCGCGTGAGTGAGGAGCCAGGACACCCCGTTCAGTCACCTTTCTCCCCGACCCTCTCCCCACACCTCTTTCTGCCTCCCTGGTCAACATACCCAGGCCCAATCCTGCTCAAGCCTGCAGGAAGCCTAGTGGTCTTCCTTGAGTCAGCAAGTGGATGACACCACCCTCAGAGCAAGACTATAGGAGGCAGCATAGGTGGGAAGCTCCCACAGATGGAAACTTGGGTTCCATTAACTTCCCCATCTTTTCTGCCCTGTCCCCTGAAATGCATGATCGCGAATAGGTAAGGGCTGTCTTGAGCAATAAGCCAAGGGGGCCACCAGGTCAATGTCCTAAAGCTGACTCATTTCTCCCTTCCCTGCCAACCTCTTACCTCCTGCAGCTGAGGAGGATGACATGAATGAAGACACTGTAGAGAGGATTGTTCGCTGCATCATCCAAAATGAAGGTGGGCTAGCCTGTCTGGTATCCTCCACCTCCCAACTTTCTCTTGCCCCGATCTCTACTTGCACTGACTCtgtctttccttctcccctcagCCAATGCTGAAGCCTTGAATGAGATGCTGGGGGACAGTGAAGGAGAAGGGACAGTGCAACTGTCTAGGTGAGCCGGAAACTGGACATTCTAGCTTAGCTTGCCTTGGAGAGTACCCTCTCCTCTAGTACaatcctctctcagtctctttgcATGCTGgctggtgtggggggtggggaatctGACTTACTTATAGGAAAAATGAAGTTTTGTACAAATAACAAGTGCTTCGAACCATATCTTCCACCTAGATAGCATAAAGCCTACCGTTTACCTCTAGTGTCACTCCTTTGGCTTATGGATTGCCCTCTTTTTAGCAAACAGCCCTGGCAGGGAGAAAACATGGTCACTAACCTcttaaaatattgattttattaGACAAAGACAACAAAAGAGTGTTGTGGATCGGGGAAGTGGTGCATCTGGGAGTTTAAGGAACACACTGAAAGAACTGGAGGAAACAGAACAGGAAGGGAGATGGGAATGTCACCCCTGCTCCCTTCCTTTCTACTGTCCAGCATGGATGCCACTTCCAGCCTACAGGATGGAGCCCCTTCCCACCATCATACAGTGCATCTGGGCTCTGCAGCCCCTTGCATCCATTGCAGCCGCAGCAAGAGGCCCCCACTTGTCCGTCAGGGCCGTTCCAAGGAAGGAAAGAGCCGCCCTCGGCCTGGCGAGACCACTGTATTCTCTGTAGGCAGGTGGGGATAGAGTGCcccagggaaagggagggagaggtgggggtCCTAGTGATCAGGCACCTGATTCCAAAGTTGGGCTTGGTGGGGCCCATTGAAGGACCCACTAAGGACCCCGGCTCTGTCCTCCTGGGCTAGGAGCTGTAGCTAAGAGTCAGGCTGCACAATGTGCTCCACGGTCCGACAGGGCCTACCCTGCCCTAGGCTGGAGGGAAGTGGCCATCACACCCAGGATGTCCCTGGTTGGAGGGGAGGGCCAAGCAGCCTCGGAGTGGTGGTCCTAAGCCCCAGTGTTCTCTCCCCTCCCAGGTTCCGGGTGACACACATTGAGAAGCG
Protein-coding sequences here:
- the RELL2 gene encoding RELT-like protein 2, producing the protein MSEPQPDLEPPQHGLYMLFLLVLVFFLMGLVGFMICHVLKKKGYRCRTSRGSEPDDTQLQPPEEDDMNEDTVERIVRCIIQNEANAEALNEMLGDSEGEGTVQLSSMDATSSLQDGAPSHHHTVHLGSAAPCIHCSRSKRPPLVRQGRSKEGKSRPRPGETTVFSVGRFRVTHIEKRYGLHEHRDGSPTDRSWGSGGGQDSGGGQGSGGGLPRAGMPASERLPPEGLQPQALASPQVQNGGLRDSSLVPCALEGNPGASTEPVLGTGERGPSPGLPSREGNGQPTKPNASDHQVSPPRGAGGV